In a genomic window of Cynocephalus volans isolate mCynVol1 chromosome 1, mCynVol1.pri, whole genome shotgun sequence:
- the AVP gene encoding vasopressin-neurophysin 2-copeptin: MPDAMLPACFLGLLAFTSACYFQNCPRGGKRAMSDIELRQCLPCGPGGKGRCFGPSICCGDELGCLVGTTEALRCQEENYLPSPCMPGQKPCGSGGRCAAPGICCSAESCVAEPECREGFHRRVRAGDRSNATQLDGPTGALLLRLVQLAGAPEPAEPAQPGVY; this comes from the exons ATGCCCGACGCCATGCTGCCTGCCTGCTTCCTTGGCCTGCTGGCCTTCACCTCTGCTTGCTACTTCCAGAACTGCCCGAGGGGTGGCAAGAGGGCCATGTCCGACATAGAACTGAGACAG TGTCTCCCCTGCGGCCCCGGGGGCAAAGGGCGCTGCTTCGGACCCAGCATCTGCTGCGGGGACGAGCTGGGCTGCTTGGTGGGCACGACCGAGGCGCTGCGCTGCCAGGAGGAAAACTACCTGCCGTCGCCCTGCATGCCTGGCCAGAAGCCGTGCGGGAGCGGTGGCCGCTGCGCCGCCCCCGGCATCTGCTGCAGCGCAG AGAGCTGCGTGGCCGAGCCCGAGTGCCGCGAGGGCTTTCACCGCCGCGTCCGCGCGGGCGACCGGAGCAACGCCACGCAGCTGGACGGGCCCACCGGGGCTTTGCTGCTGCGGCTGGTGCAGCTAGCTGGGGCGCCCGAGCCGGCGGAGCCCGCCCAGCCCGGCGTCTACTGA